GGACCTAATAATGTATTTATAGAATATATATCAACAGTCTTACCGAGCCTTGGTGAATCAGGGGTTAAGCAAACAACATTTAGAGACTTTGCTTTTGATATTTTAGAACTTAAAGAAGTAATGAGTCTAAAAGAATACATGGAAAAAGTGCTTAGTGGAGAAAAAGAATTTTCAAAAGACATAACATATAAAAATTCTATAGATTATAAAAACTTCATTGATGAAGCTGTAGAAAAATTGGATATTGAATATTTTAAGATGAAGGACTTATTCTTTATGGATGAATTAGTAATATCTAAAGAAGACATAAAAGAAATGTTCCATAATTATTATAAAACCATGCCTTTATTCAGAAGAAGTAAGAAAATTAGAAGAATTATATTTTCCAAAATTACTGATGCTAGGGATGAAAAAGTTAGAGTTATACAAAAGGAATATGATAAGACCGTTTTTTCTTTATCCGAGGAAGAAAAGGATTTAAAAATAAATGATTTAGATTTTAATAGAAGACTTAATATTAGAGAAGTTATAAGAGCAGTATTGGTGCTGAAAAGAAGCCTTACCTGGCTCGATAATGGAAACTGTGTTGATTTATATAACAAGATCAACGGGTATAAAAGATTAACTGAAAATGATTTAGGTGGTATCTTATATTTTAAGATTAAGCTTGAAGGAACAAAAATATCTGAGCAAATAAAACATGTAGTAATAGATGAAGCTCAGGATTATAATGAACTTCAGTTCTTAGTCATAAAGGAATTAACAGGGTGTAGTTCTTTAACTATAGTTGGGGATAGCAATCAAAGGTTAATACCATACGACGGAGAATTACCTATGCATGATATGAAAAATATACTTCCCAATTGTAATGTTCAGGAGTTTAGATTAAATACTAGTTATAGATCTACAAAAGAAATTATGGAGTATGCTAATAAATATTTAGATGCTGATCCCATTGTTCCAATAGTAAGAAGTGGCGAACCCGTAAGAGAAATGTTAATTTCAAGCAGAGATGAATTTAAGAAATTTGTACTAGATAAAATTGATGATCTTAAAAATAAAACTTACGAAAACATTGCGATTATCTGTAAAGATATAAAAGAATCAGAAGATATATTTACACTAATTAATGGAAATGAAAATGTTAAAATTATAGATAAGGAAAATGACATATATCACAGTGGAATTGTAGTGTTACCATCATATTTTGCTAAAGGACTCGAATTTGATGCAGTTATTATGGTCTTAGATGAGCCTAAAGATGTCAGTGATCATAAATTGGATAATGGTTTAAGTGAATATAAACAAGAAGATAAACTTAGGTACGTGATGGCAACTAGAGCATTACATGAACTTCAAGTGATTAAGAAGAATTTTTAAAAAGTTTGGATAGTAGAACGTTCATTAACAGTTTCTGCTATCCAAACTTTTTTATGTTTTTTTTATTTAGAAAGGGGTTTTAAATGAGTAGACAAAAAAATATGAAAAAGCGAAATGAAATTTTGAGTATTGCCTTTATACTGTTTTCTAAAAAAGAATATAATGAGGTAGCTATGAAGGATATAGCTGATAATGCTCATATAAGCAAATCTTTGTTGCAATATTATTTTCCACAAAAGAAGGATATTGTCGCAATTATGCTTACTGATTTGTTACAAAAATCATTTGAATACATTGATTATAGGTTTGTTAATATAAAAAATATTCATCTAAAACTTTCAGTTTATACAAATTTATTTTTTTCTGCCATTTTTAAACAAGACCATTTAAAAAAATTTATTAATAATGTAATAAGGAATGAAGACTTGCTTGATTTATGGATTAACATAGTTAATGATTGGCTAGATGTTTTAGATGACACAAAGTTGAAAAATGATATAAAAGATCATTATTTAATTGCACTAACTTTTTCTATGTCCGGAGGTAGCAAACTTCTATCCAAAGATAATTTGGAGGTTTCAGGAAAATATATTGCTCGAATTATGATAATCACTTTTATGAATATTTCAGATAATTCTAACAGTGAAATTGGACAAATTATTGAACAAACAGAGGATTTAGTTACGAATACGAATATAAAAGACTTCGAGGAGTATTATCAGAAAAGATTAATTTGGTATGTAAATAAAGAAGAATAATTATTTCTTATATTTTAGTTGACAACATCTCCTTAATTTAATACTATACATGTATAGTATTAAATTAAGGAGATGTTGTTTATGGTTCAGGAAATTATTAAATCTTATACTAATAACCCAAGTTTAGTAATAATATCTGCAATTACGTTTTTAATTGGTTATATAGAGTATATCTATAGTTTTGCTTTAGTAATCAAAGAAAAAAGTGCTCCATTTCCTATTTGGATGCACACGTTCTATTTTGCCCATGATACTACAGGGGCAGTAATATTCTTCTTATTGGCTAAAAATAATCAGTGGTTTTGGTTTTTTACAGTTGCGTCAATTGCATTAGTAATTTGGAATTTATTTGAGGTATTTAACTTATATATGGCTGTAAAAGTTGAACGTCAAGATATTTGGGGCAAATATTATAAAGAACATGTTACTGTAAAACAAGCTATTTTTCGTATCGTTGGACAAATTATGTTAATGTATTGTGTTGTAAATCTTTTTCGTGTATTTATGAATGATGCTGTTATGCTTAAATGGTTTGCATTTACGAACATTCTTATGGCTACAGGTCCTGGATATTTATGGAGTGAACGCCAAGCACGAAAAGGAACTTCAGTCGGTTTAGCTATAACAATTTTAATTGGTACAATAATTACATTCCTTCCTGGTGGGATTGGTATGTGGACAACGGCCTCAACATATTTTGACAAACCATGGTTTTATATTACAGGTATTGTAGTTGTACTTTTCGCACTAAAAAATGTTTTCTTAGTATTAAGTTTTCCACCTAAAAAAAGTGAATCTGGAAAAAGAGTTATATGGTAATATTATTTTGTAAGTTCATCCCAATTTTCAACCATTTCATTTAATTCAATTAATGTACTAGATTTATCTTTACTAGCTATAGATCCACGGAGACTAGCGAGGTTTAAACTTATATTATACATTTCATCTCTTTCAACACTAAGTTGTATGCGGGGTATAACTTTTTTCCATGCAATATCAATACTAGCGATATCTTGTTCAAGTTTATCCCAATTTTCAACTTTTGCATGTTTTATGGATAAATTTACAAAAGCAATTACATCTTCAGAAGGATTATGAGGCTTTTTTAAATAGTTACCCCCAAGCATTATTAATACAAAAACTGTTAAAGTAACTATAGGTATAAAGTAAGTTATAAATTTTTTCATAGTTTAAGTTACTCCTTTATATTTTATTTTTTTGTCTCTTTTATATGATCGTTATAAAGATCTACATGTAAACCACTTGTTTGATTATATATAGCTAAAAATACTTCAGAGACATCAGTAATATTCTGTTTTTTTAGTTTGTTCATTAACCATCTTTCATTCCTATTAATAATTATTAAGTTGTTTTGTACAATGCGGCCGTCATATATAACTTCATAATCAATACAAGCAGTAGAAGTTTTAATATTTAGATCTTTTGGTGTAACTGGATCACTTTCAGTCTTTTTTAAAATGGATAATTGACCATCTTTCTCGAGTACTGCATAAGCAACATCGTTTACGTCAAAAATACCTTTATCTCTTAACTGTGCTAGAAGGTCACCTATGGTATAACGGTATTTTTTCATTGACTCCTCTAGTATTTTTCCATTTGTTATAATAATGGTAGGCTGACCATCTAGAAATTCTTCAGCAGTTTTTGATTTGATGGTTATCAATTGAAGGATAAGGCATAAGACAGTCCATGTAATTAAACCTACCCAGTGAGGCCAAGCTCTACTAGTTAAATCTGTAGTTAAAGTAGAGGCTGTGGAACCTATAGTTATACCAACTACATAATCAAAAAAAGTTAGCTGACTAACTTGTTGTTTTCCGAGAACACGAGTAAATATCAATAACGTAAAAAAGCCGATGACTCCTCTTACAAGAACCATTAGACCTTCATTCATAATAACACCTCCTTTAATAGTAGTATCTCCATATTTATAATTTGTATTTATGTAGAAATGATAATTATTATTGTGATATAAAATTAGAAAGCACGACCAAAAAGGAATATGTTACCAAGCAAAATTATTTTTAAAAAATCATAAAATACTATTGAATTTTAATTTAATTCTGATATAATAAAATTAACAAAACAAATTAAACGTATTCAAATATTTGAAAAATTAGATTTCTGGGGTATTCGTCAAGCTCTTATTTTCAACCTACAATATTTATACGGGAGTTCGAGATCTAGATGTGCATTTGGCTTATAAGACCAATTTTTAATTGGCAAGGACTGTTGAACATCTCTGAGGACACCCACCTATCATAAAGATAGGTGTAAAAATTGGGGCAACGGTATTTTGGATTAACAATTTTAAAATTTTGATTAATTTATAAAGAGATAGAAATATCTCTTTTTTTATTGTGTCTTAAATTATAATTTAATTTTTTTATGTTATAATTAATATAAATTAATAAGACATTTTAAAAAAGCAGTAAGCACATAATGTCTTGCAAAGAGGTGCAATAATATGAGAGAAGATAAAGTTCTTGAGATGATAAAGACTAACCCAATTGTCATAAAAAATATTGAAAATCCTAGTGATGAGATGAAACTTATGGCGATAAAAAAAGACGGTATAATGATACGGTATATAAAAAATCCTACAAGCAAAATGGAGGATTTAGCAATACAAAGCAATCCACGGGTAATTGAGTTTATAAAGGAACCAACTTATGATATGGAAAAATATGTTGTGTCAAAGATATGGAATACTCTAGAATTTATTGAGAATCCTCCAGAAGAATTGATAATAATAGGTATGAAGCAAAAGGGATATGCAATAAAATACGCTAAAAATCCAAGTGAAAAACTTCAAAAAATAGCTATAAAAAAAGATTATGATTCGATAAAATATATGGAAAATCCAAGTGAAGAAATACAATTTTTAGCTGTAAAAGAAAATTATGTTGCTTTAAGGTATATAAAAAATGCAACATTAAGTGTAGAGGTATTGGCAATACGTGAAAATGAATCAGCTATAAGGTTTATTGAAAATATAGATGATAATAAAAAGATATTGTTTTTGAAGAGCAACGCATTGGTAATGAAATATATTATTAATGATCTTTCAATGGAAATTGTAGAGGAGGCTTTTAAAGAGGTATTATCTAAAGAAACTGTACCAGACAAGTATGTGAGAGATTTCATAAATTGTGATAGTATAAATGAGAGATACGGCAATATATCTATGGATAAAATAGTCTTTATTTATAAATATGGTAGTAAAACATGCAAAAAAATAGCAGTTGATGAAAAACTGAATATGATGTAAGAAGGGATGAATTAATGAATTTAAAAGATACAATGTTAAGCGTAGAACTTGTTATAGAAACAAATGAAGTACCTTTAGTTGTAGGTGAGAGTGGTATTGGTAAAACAGCACTCGCGAAAACACTTTCAAAAAATAAAGGTTGGAGCCTGGTTATTATAGATGGCAACCTATTAAAAGAGGGAGAGATAGGTGGACTTCCAACAGTTGAGGATTATAGGTTTAAAGATATAAGTGGGAAGGAAGTTCGATCAAAAAACACTGTTTATGCGGTTCACACAAAACTACAAGAAATAGACAAATTGATAAATGATGGTAAAGAAGTGTTTTTATTTATTGATGAAATAAATCGTTGTGAGCACACAGTGCAACAGGAACTTATGAACCTAATATTAAATAGAGAGATAAATGGATATAAGTTAGACAAAAGAGTGAAAATATTAGCAGCAATGAATCCTTCTAGTAAATATGGTGAAGATTTCGATTATCAAGTAGTTGATATGGATGCAGCACAAGAAAATAGATTTGTTTTATTACATATGGAATGTGACTCAAAAGCTTGGATTTCATGGGCTATAGAAAACAACATAGATCAAAAAGTTATAGAATTTATATCTACATTCCCCGAATATCTACTAAATAATCAAAAGGATGAGCAAATAAGAGCGACACCTAGAAGTTACGAGAGGGTCTCTAAAGCTTATAGAATATACAAGGATAATAAAGATACTATTCCTAAAAGAATATTTCTTAATATAATAAAAGGAAATTTAGGTAATAGAATAGCGAATGAGTTTATGTCATTTACGCAGGAAGATAATGAGCCATTAATTTCTTTTGATGATGTGTTTACAGGTGATATATTATCACAAGAAATAATTGCTAAGGTTAAAAAAGAAACCCACACTAGATTATATTTAACATCAAAGAATATCATTTATACATTGGATAATAAAGTGATTCTAGACAGTGATATAAAGAGGTTTATAGAATTACTGGGTATTTATCCTGTGGATTTAGGCGTAGGAATTATGCAAGATATTAAAGAAAGTAGTAATAATGTTTATAAACTGTGTTTAGAAAATGAAGCCTTCGTTGAAATGTATTTTAAGGCCTATAATCAAATAAAAGGCTAGGTGAAATTATGGGAAAAAAATTTGAAATCCTTAAAAGTGAGCTCTATGATGAAATTTCTAATGTGAAAAGCATAAAGGATATGCCAAGCAATTTTACACAGGATTTCTTGAAACTCATTACAATGGTTAATTTTATGTTAATAGAGGATAAGGACAACTTTTATGGCTATTTTTTGCTTCAAATGTCTAGAGAGATAAAATATGATATAAGCTCTCCAACAGCTGTGAATTTTAAATTATCTAAGTATGTTATTTACTTTAATCCCTATATTTTTTTAAACCTTACAGCAGAGCAGATGAAAAGCAGTATAAAACATGAGATTTATCACATATTATCCTTTCATTTAAAACGTGCAAGAGGCCTTAAAACAAAATATAGCACCTTAGCTATTAATATGGCTATGGATATAGTGGTAAATCAATATTTAGATTATCTTCCACCATTTTCTATAACGATAGACAGTATAAATTCAAAGTATAGATTAAATCTTCAACAATATATGGGCATGGAATATTATGCAAAAGAAATTCAGAAAGCTTTGGATCTTTTAGAGGAAGATGATGAAAGTGGAGTGGATGACTCTAAGGATAAGCATATAGAAAAAGAATATGATGCTAGTAAAACTCATGACTTATGGGAAGAATCTATAGAAGTAGACGAAGAAACTCTAGAAAACTTTACGCAGAAATATGCGATGTTATCAGAAAAAGGCAAAGTACCTCTTTATTTGGAGGGGATTTTGAAGGGACTAAGGAACGAAAAAGGTGAGATTCCTTGGAATTTGTATTTGAAAAAGATTATGGGGACATTAGAAAGTGATAAAAAAAAGACTGTTGCAAGAAGAAGTAGGCGTCAACCTAACAGATTGGATCTGAGAGGAGAACTTAGGGGGCATACTGCTAGAATTACCTTGGCTATAGATGTAAGTGGTAGTATAAGTGATGAGGAGTTTAAGGGAGCAATAAAGGAAGTTTTTAATATAGTGAAAACTTATAAACATGAAATAACTTTGATAGAATGTGATACGCAAATACGGCAGGTATACAAGGTTAAATCTATTAATAGTATAAGAGAGCGATGTACTAGTCGTGGTGGTACGAAATTTACACCTGTGTTTAAGTATGTAAATGCTACAGATACTAATATACTAATATATTTTACAGATGGAAAAGGTGAAACAAAACTAGATGTATTACCAAAGGGTTATAAAACATTGTGGGTTATATCAGGACGTGGTGATAAACTATCATTAAAGGAACCTTTTGGAATAATAAAAAAACTAAAACCTGTAGAGATAATAGAGGATACACAGGAAAGGTTAGATATAATGGTTGATGGGTTTTCTATGCAAAGTCAAGAGCCAATACATTAGCATGATAACCCGTGGTATTTCTCCTATGTTGATTGCAATTAGAGCTCGAAACAGGAAATTTGACTAATAAATAAGGTAAAGGGGGATATATATGAGAAATTTAAAAATGATATTAGAATTTGATGGAAGTAGATATAAGGGATGGCAGAAACAACCAGATAATGATTTAACAGTTGAAGGTAAAATTGAAAATGCTTTATCTAAAATGGTAGGGGAAACTATAGAGGTTACAGGTTGCGAGAGAACAGATATAGGTGTGCATGCCGAGAACTATGTGGCGAATTTTCATACCGACTGTGATTTAAGTATAGAAGCTATTATGGATTATCTTAATGGAGATTTACCAGATGATATAGTAGTGAAGTCTATGGATCGTGCAAGTGAAAAATTTAATTCAGGATATAATATAAAATCAATTACTTATGTGTATAAAATAAGTAATAGTGAATTAAGAGACGTGTTTAATAGAAAATATGTTTATAACTCTGAGGGACTACTTAATTTAGGAGAAATGAGAAATACAGCAGAATATTTAGTTGGTACTCATGACTTTCAGTATTTAGCCACAGCACCTACAAACATTAAGTCTACTATAAGAACTATTAATTATATTAATATAATAGAATTAGAAGAAGGTATTATTGAGATAGAAATTAATGCTGATGATTTTTTGTGGAATATGGTAAGAATTATCGTTGGTAGTCTTTTAGAAGTAGGTAAAGGAAATATAAAACCAATTGATATTGAAAATTTATTAATTGATACAGAAGCATCCGCATATATACCAATGGCTAAATCAAAAGGGTTAGCTTTAAGAGGCGTTGAATACTAAGATAACGAAGCAAGAAACCATCGGAGTGCCTTGCATAAGAACTAAAAATACGATGTGCTACACTGGCATCACCATATGTAAATATAAAAAAGATAATACTAAGGGTTTACCCTAAGGTGTTATCTTTTTTTTCTCTTAGGTGTATTAATAACGCCGAACATAATTAGCAATTATAACATAATCTAGTTTTAGAGGATTAAAACGGAAGATTAAAATAATTATTTATGATTAAAAAATCCCAATTAAAGGTTTGAAAATGTTTACAAAATATAGCTGTAAACCGTTTGATGAGAAGACGTTAGCGTGTGTTCATTTATTTTTTAAAAAAGTATTGACATGAGATATTTATGGGATTATAATATACTTCGCAAGCTAAATAAACGTACACGAAACATTTGCATGCGAAATATATTCAAGGTGGTGATTAAGTGGAAACATTGAATGAAAGTATAGAAGTTGCAAGACTTTTTCAAGAGGTTATGCAGTTATTTAAACATAGCATGTCCAAAGTATTATGTGATACAGGTATGTCTGCACCTCAAGGTATGGTTTTAGGACTTTTAAGTAAAAAAAAGAAGATGAAGATAACTGAACTTAGTAATGAGCTTTGTCTATCAAATAGTACAGTATCTGGAATTATAGACAGGCTTGAGAAGCAGAAAATGGTAGTACGCGAAAGAAGTGAGAAGGACAAGAGAGTAGTTTATGTAAGTATAGCGCCAAATTTTGAAGACATGCATAAAACTTTCCATAAACAATTTGAAAAAAATATTGCAGACGTAATGAGTAAAGGAAATGCACAGGAGATTCATAAAATATTTGAGGGCTTAGACGTACTAAAAAAACTTCTAAAGGACCAAGAAAAATAAAACAATAACAATGAATGGAGATGACACTTTTGATTAAATTATTTAGATTTCTTAAACAATACACAATACACATAATTGCGATAGTTATATTAATTTTTATTCAGGTAATTGCGAATCTTTATTTGCCAACATTAATGGCAGATATAATAGATAAAGGTATAGTTCAAAAAAATGTAGTTCAAAATATTTCATTCCTAGGATATAGTGGAGCTTATAAAGGGATAGATTATATTATGAGAATAGGTGCTATTATGCTGATAATTTCAGCAGGTGGTGTTATATGTTCAATTATAGCTGCATTCCTATCGTCTAAAACTTCTGTTGGACTTGGTAGAATTGTTCGTAATAAATTATTTGCTAAAGTAGAAGGATTTTCGCTACACGAGTTTGATAAGGTTGGTACTGCAACACTTATAACAAGGACTACGAATGATGTTACTCAGGTTCAAACAGCAACTGTAATGATTTTTTCAATCATGCTTTTTGCACCTTTAACTGCCATAGGTGGTATTGTTATGGCTTTAAGAGAAGATGCAACTTTAACTTGGATTTTTGCAGTTGTAATTCCGCTTCTTGGAGTTATTATTGGAATAACTCTTAAATTCGCTATGCCGTTATTTAAATTAATGCAAGTTAAAATAGATAAATTAAATCTTGTATTACGTGAATCACTTACTGGTATTAGAGTTGTACGTGCATTCAATCGTATAAATACTGAAAAGGCTAGATTCGATGATGCTAACACTGATCTTATGAATAATGCTGTAAAAGTAAATAAGATCATGGCTTTTTTATTGCCAATAATGATGTTTATCATGAATGTTACAACAGTTGCTATTATTTGGTTTGGTGCTAAAAGAATAGATACTGGAGGCATGGAAGTTGGTTCATTAATAGCATTTATACAATATGGAATGCAAATTTTATTCGGATTCTTAATGCTTGCTATGGTATTTATAATGATACCAAGGGCGCAAGCATCTGCAATAAGAATTAATGAAGTATTAGATATGGAGCCAGAAATAATTGATTCAAAGAATACTAAATTAGCTGATAAACAAAGTGGATATGTTGACTTTAAGGATGTAACATTTAGTTACCCAGGTGCAGATCAACCAGCCATTAGTAATATAACATTTAGTGCAAGACCAGGTGAAACAACAGCTATTATTGGTGGTACCGGTTCTGGTAAGTCAACTCTTATAAATTTAATACCACGTTTCTATGATGTCACTAGGGGTGCAATATTAGTTGATGGGGTAGATGTTCGCGAAATGAGTCAGGAAAGCCTAAGATCTAAAATAGGTTTTGTTCCTCAAAATACTGTTCTCTTTACTGGGACTATTGCAGAAAATATTAAATATGGTAAAGATAATGCTACTACTCAGGAAATTAAGCATGCAGCCACAGTAGCACAAGCTACTGACTTTATCAATGGAATGAAAGAAGGGTATGATCATCCTATTGCCCAGGGAGGTACAAATGTTTCTGGTGGACAAAAACAACGTCTATCTATAGCACGTGCCTTAGTTAGACAACCTGAAATATATATATTTGATGATAGTTTTTCAGCACTTGATTTTAAAACTGATGCGAAACTACGAGCAGCACTTAAAAAAGAAACATCAAAATCTACTGTAATAATTATTGCACAAAGGGTTGCAACAGTTATGGATGCAGATAGAATTATAGTAATAGATGATGGCTCAATTGCAGGCATCGGAACTCACAAGGAACTTTTAACCAGTTGTAAGATATACCATGAAATTGTATCTTCGCAGCTTTCAGAGGAGGAATTATCATGAGTGAAAAAAATAAGAACAATAAACCAAGCGGGGGTATGGGTGGTGGACCAATGGGATCTTTTGCAGGTCCTAAAGTAAAAGCCAAAGACTTCAAAGGTACATTAAAAAGGCTTTTAAGTTACTTAAAACCACAAAGAACCAATTTTATCTTAGTTTTTATATTTGCAATCTTCAGTACCGTTTTTACAATAGTAGGACCTAAGATTTCAGGAAAAGCTATAACTAGATTAGTTGAAGGTATGATGAATAAATATGGGTTATTACAGTTACATGCACAGCAAGATAAAATAGCGGCTGTAATAAAAGCTAATCCTGCAGCTGCAAACAGTCCAAAAGTAATTGATGGTCTTGATAAAATTAAGGCAGGAGTATCTAAAATAATGGATATAAATGGTGGAATGATAGATTTCACATATATACGAAACATTATTCTTTTATTACTTGGATTATATGTAATAAGTACAATTTTTGGATTTCTTCAACAATATATAATGGCTGAAGTTGCACAAAAAACTGTATATAATTTACGTAAGGAAGTTGAAGATAAGTTATCTAGATTGCCACTTAAATTCTTTGATTCAAAAACTCATGGTGAGATATTAAGCCGTGTAACAAACGATGTTGATAATATATCAACAACTCTCCAACAAAGTCTTACTCAGCTTATTACATCTATTGTCACAATCATTGGTATTGTAGTTATGATGCTCACAATAAGCCCACTTATGACACTAGTTGTAATTTTAACATTACCATTATATATTGTTGTTACAGCATTTGTAGCAAAACGATCACAAAAATATTTTGCAGCGCAACAAAAGGAAATTGGAGAACTTAATGGTCATGTTGAAGAGATGTATACTGGTCATAAGATTGTTAAATCTTTTGGACATGAGAAGGACTCAGTACAGGAGTTTAGAAATATTAATGACAGGTTATACAATGCAGGCTGGAAAGCTCAGTTTATATCTGGGGTAATAATGCCTATGATGAGATTTGTTAGTAATATAGGTTATGTAGTAGTTTGTGTTGTCGGTGGATATTTAGCAACACAAGGAAAAATTACAATAGGTAATATTCAAGCCTTTATTCAATACTCTAATCAATTTACTCAGCCAATAGTTCAAACTGCAAATATTGCTAATATTA
This window of the Clostridium estertheticum genome carries:
- the truA gene encoding tRNA pseudouridine(38-40) synthase TruA, whose product is MRNLKMILEFDGSRYKGWQKQPDNDLTVEGKIENALSKMVGETIEVTGCERTDIGVHAENYVANFHTDCDLSIEAIMDYLNGDLPDDIVVKSMDRASEKFNSGYNIKSITYVYKISNSELRDVFNRKYVYNSEGLLNLGEMRNTAEYLVGTHDFQYLATAPTNIKSTIRTINYINIIELEEGIIEIEINADDFLWNMVRIIVGSLLEVGKGNIKPIDIENLLIDTEASAYIPMAKSKGLALRGVEY
- a CDS encoding DUF421 domain-containing protein is translated as MNEGLMVLVRGVIGFFTLLIFTRVLGKQQVSQLTFFDYVVGITIGSTASTLTTDLTSRAWPHWVGLITWTVLCLILQLITIKSKTAEEFLDGQPTIIITNGKILEESMKKYRYTIGDLLAQLRDKGIFDVNDVAYAVLEKDGQLSILKKTESDPVTPKDLNIKTSTACIDYEVIYDGRIVQNNLIIINRNERWLMNKLKKQNITDVSEVFLAIYNQTSGLHVDLYNDHIKETKK
- a CDS encoding HelD family protein gives rise to the protein MEASSVEVELKKQLEFNIEEDKLRSVVDIISEEILKYIEKRKEITKYILEYRKKVIEDYRDDEDMVIEYFDHEIYVKEEAFKTIDRRLKELTALKSSPYFGRIDFSEEDYGINEMYVGRFGVTPDNTYEPLVVDWRAPVASLFYTGSLGEAFYDAPKEKIAVNILAKRQYIIKKEKLKGMFDSALDIKDEILQMVLSGNAGEKLKDIIMTIQKEQDDLIRQPRTKTIVVDGVAGSGKTTIALHRVAYLLYNYRKILEDKVLILGPNNVFIEYISTVLPSLGESGVKQTTFRDFAFDILELKEVMSLKEYMEKVLSGEKEFSKDITYKNSIDYKNFIDEAVEKLDIEYFKMKDLFFMDELVISKEDIKEMFHNYYKTMPLFRRSKKIRRIIFSKITDARDEKVRVIQKEYDKTVFSLSEEEKDLKINDLDFNRRLNIREVIRAVLVLKRSLTWLDNGNCVDLYNKINGYKRLTENDLGGILYFKIKLEGTKISEQIKHVVIDEAQDYNELQFLVIKELTGCSSLTIVGDSNQRLIPYDGELPMHDMKNILPNCNVQEFRLNTSYRSTKEIMEYANKYLDADPIVPIVRSGEPVREMLISSRDEFKKFVLDKIDDLKNKTYENIAIICKDIKESEDIFTLINGNENVKIIDKENDIYHSGIVVLPSYFAKGLEFDAVIMVLDEPKDVSDHKLDNGLSEYKQEDKLRYVMATRALHELQVIKKNF
- a CDS encoding TetR/AcrR family transcriptional regulator, which produces MSRQKNMKKRNEILSIAFILFSKKEYNEVAMKDIADNAHISKSLLQYYFPQKKDIVAIMLTDLLQKSFEYIDYRFVNIKNIHLKLSVYTNLFFSAIFKQDHLKKFINNVIRNEDLLDLWINIVNDWLDVLDDTKLKNDIKDHYLIALTFSMSGGSKLLSKDNLEVSGKYIARIMIITFMNISDNSNSEIGQIIEQTEDLVTNTNIKDFEEYYQKRLIWYVNKEE
- a CDS encoding DUF4363 family protein gives rise to the protein MKKFITYFIPIVTLTVFVLIMLGGNYLKKPHNPSEDVIAFVNLSIKHAKVENWDKLEQDIASIDIAWKKVIPRIQLSVERDEMYNISLNLASLRGSIASKDKSSTLIELNEMVENWDELTK
- a CDS encoding MarR family winged helix-turn-helix transcriptional regulator, which codes for METLNESIEVARLFQEVMQLFKHSMSKVLCDTGMSAPQGMVLGLLSKKKKMKITELSNELCLSNSTVSGIIDRLEKQKMVVRERSEKDKRVVYVSIAPNFEDMHKTFHKQFEKNIADVMSKGNAQEIHKIFEGLDVLKKLLKDQEK
- a CDS encoding ATP-binding protein, with the protein product MNLKDTMLSVELVIETNEVPLVVGESGIGKTALAKTLSKNKGWSLVIIDGNLLKEGEIGGLPTVEDYRFKDISGKEVRSKNTVYAVHTKLQEIDKLINDGKEVFLFIDEINRCEHTVQQELMNLILNREINGYKLDKRVKILAAMNPSSKYGEDFDYQVVDMDAAQENRFVLLHMECDSKAWISWAIENNIDQKVIEFISTFPEYLLNNQKDEQIRATPRSYERVSKAYRIYKDNKDTIPKRIFLNIIKGNLGNRIANEFMSFTQEDNEPLISFDDVFTGDILSQEIIAKVKKETHTRLYLTSKNIIYTLDNKVILDSDIKRFIELLGIYPVDLGVGIMQDIKESSNNVYKLCLENEAFVEMYFKAYNQIKG
- a CDS encoding VWA-like domain-containing protein → MGKKFEILKSELYDEISNVKSIKDMPSNFTQDFLKLITMVNFMLIEDKDNFYGYFLLQMSREIKYDISSPTAVNFKLSKYVIYFNPYIFLNLTAEQMKSSIKHEIYHILSFHLKRARGLKTKYSTLAINMAMDIVVNQYLDYLPPFSITIDSINSKYRLNLQQYMGMEYYAKEIQKALDLLEEDDESGVDDSKDKHIEKEYDASKTHDLWEESIEVDEETLENFTQKYAMLSEKGKVPLYLEGILKGLRNEKGEIPWNLYLKKIMGTLESDKKKTVARRSRRQPNRLDLRGELRGHTARITLAIDVSGSISDEEFKGAIKEVFNIVKTYKHEITLIECDTQIRQVYKVKSINSIRERCTSRGGTKFTPVFKYVNATDTNILIYFTDGKGETKLDVLPKGYKTLWVISGRGDKLSLKEPFGIIKKLKPVEIIEDTQERLDIMVDGFSMQSQEPIH